The following coding sequences are from one Pseudomonas mendocina window:
- a CDS encoding ATP-binding protein, with protein MSSIRAKDRDAVIQSLRAGVVPRAGQHLIQVGRAGELEALIRDVERLAESGAAFRVVIGEYGAGKTFFLNLVRSIAMERKLVTMHADLNPDRRLHATGGQARSLYAELAKNMATRTKPDGGALQGIVEKFISQAKTEAKASGKGSEVVIREHLAQLTEMVNGYDFAEVIAAYCKGFEEGKEQLKADAIRWLRGEFTTRTDARSALGVRTIVDDASVYDQLKLLARFVRLAGFNGLMVCLDELVNLYKLSNTQARNANYEQILRILNDSLQGAAEGLGFVLGGTPEFLMDTRRGLYSYPALQSRLAENSFAKSGLVDLSGPVIRLVSLTPEDFYVLLQKLRHVYAAGDSQRYLLPDEALPLFMGHCNQRLGEAYFRTPRTTITAFINLLAVLEQNPGADWRSLLGAVEIAPDRGGETDTQVDADDELATFQL; from the coding sequence ATGAGCAGCATCAGAGCCAAGGATCGCGATGCGGTCATTCAATCCCTGAGAGCCGGCGTTGTTCCGCGGGCAGGCCAACACCTGATTCAGGTCGGACGTGCCGGTGAACTTGAAGCGCTCATTCGTGACGTTGAGCGCTTGGCCGAGAGCGGCGCCGCATTCCGGGTGGTGATTGGGGAATATGGCGCGGGCAAGACATTCTTCCTCAATCTGGTGCGTTCCATTGCAATGGAACGCAAGCTCGTCACCATGCATGCGGACTTGAATCCGGATCGCCGTCTACACGCTACTGGTGGGCAAGCACGTTCGCTGTATGCCGAGCTAGCGAAGAACATGGCTACCCGTACTAAGCCAGATGGCGGTGCCTTGCAGGGAATCGTCGAGAAGTTCATCTCTCAGGCTAAGACCGAGGCCAAGGCATCCGGCAAAGGCAGTGAGGTAGTGATTCGTGAGCATCTCGCTCAATTGACCGAGATGGTCAATGGCTACGATTTTGCCGAGGTGATCGCTGCTTACTGTAAAGGTTTTGAAGAAGGCAAGGAGCAGCTCAAAGCCGATGCGATTCGTTGGTTGCGTGGCGAGTTCACTACAAGAACTGATGCGAGATCTGCTCTGGGTGTGCGAACCATTGTTGACGATGCGTCCGTCTACGATCAGCTCAAGCTGCTTGCTCGATTTGTCCGGCTGGCGGGCTTCAATGGTCTCATGGTGTGCCTGGATGAACTGGTCAATTTGTACAAGCTCTCCAATACACAGGCTCGCAACGCTAACTACGAGCAGATCCTGCGTATCCTCAACGACTCTCTGCAGGGGGCAGCAGAGGGGCTTGGTTTCGTGCTGGGGGGTACCCCCGAGTTCCTGATGGATACTCGCCGCGGCCTTTACAGCTATCCGGCCCTGCAGTCGCGTCTAGCGGAAAATAGTTTCGCCAAGTCCGGGCTGGTGGATCTCTCCGGGCCTGTTATCCGGCTCGTCAGCCTGACGCCTGAGGATTTCTACGTGCTGCTCCAGAAACTACGCCATGTCTATGCTGCGGGCGATAGCCAGCGGTACTTGCTGCCTGATGAGGCATTGCCGCTGTTCATGGGGCACTGCAATCAGCGGCTGGGAGAGGCCTACTTCCGTACCCCGAGGACTACCATCACCGCATTCATTAACCTTTTGGCGGTGTTGGAGCAGAACCCTGGAGCTGACTGGCGAAGCCTGCTGGGAGCTGTAGAAATTGCGCCGGATAGAGGTGGCGAGACCGATACTCAAGTAGATGCTGACGATGAGCTTGCCACCTTCCAGCTCTGA